Proteins from a genomic interval of Ensifer canadensis:
- a CDS encoding sugar ABC transporter ATP-binding protein gives MTYSQPRTDTAQGRLEFRSVTKRYGPTVALSEFTHDFTPGRVHALMGKNGSGKSTLIKLLAGVTEPTSGTISVNGRDQSFTSPHDAFDAGIVTVHQELSLVPELSVGENIFLGRLPHTRRAGLRVVDWKGLHKRATELLSDMGLSIDSRQPVSALSVGQQQVVEIVKAMSFNPSILLLDEPTSALASKEVKQLFALIERLRARGVTMIYITHRMSELFEIADTCTVIRDGHYIGAVEMRATSPAEIVGMMFGDAARTKRPPRQVIDRLKPLLEVRGLTRAGHFNDVSFDLYRGEILGIAGLLGSGRTELMRAIFGADRTDAGTVHLAGQSMTGATPRQMRAAGLGYTPENRKEVGLVQSLPTADNLCMASLGPIARNGLISRRREQPHVDRQIADLHIKCGDPELPVSSLSGGNQQKVVIGKWLNRAPSVMFFDEPSRGVDVQAKRQIFDIIWQKASDGLASIFVSTELEEVLEVADRILVMHHGNVVAEVDPTRTDLTQLYGLCMEGASQ, from the coding sequence CGTCACAAAGCGTTACGGCCCGACGGTTGCCCTGTCGGAGTTTACCCATGATTTTACCCCAGGGCGGGTTCATGCCCTGATGGGGAAGAATGGCTCGGGTAAATCGACGCTGATCAAGCTTCTTGCCGGCGTGACCGAACCCACGTCGGGCACGATCAGCGTCAACGGAAGAGACCAGAGCTTTACTTCGCCGCACGACGCGTTTGATGCCGGCATCGTCACGGTGCATCAGGAACTGTCGCTCGTTCCCGAACTGTCCGTCGGCGAGAATATCTTTCTTGGTCGCCTGCCACACACCAGGCGCGCCGGCTTGCGTGTCGTCGATTGGAAGGGTTTGCACAAGCGCGCGACCGAGCTCCTGTCCGACATGGGGCTATCGATCGATTCCCGCCAGCCGGTCTCAGCCCTCAGCGTCGGACAACAGCAGGTCGTCGAGATCGTCAAAGCGATGTCTTTCAACCCATCGATCCTGCTGCTTGACGAACCGACATCGGCGCTCGCCTCGAAAGAGGTCAAGCAGCTTTTCGCGCTGATCGAGCGATTGCGGGCACGCGGCGTGACGATGATCTACATCACCCACCGTATGAGCGAGCTTTTCGAGATCGCCGACACCTGCACCGTCATTCGCGACGGCCACTATATCGGCGCGGTCGAGATGCGCGCGACCTCGCCCGCCGAGATCGTCGGCATGATGTTTGGCGACGCCGCCCGCACGAAACGGCCGCCGCGCCAGGTGATCGACAGGCTCAAGCCGCTGCTCGAAGTGCGCGGCCTGACCCGTGCAGGACACTTCAATGACGTCTCCTTCGACCTTTATCGCGGCGAGATTCTCGGGATCGCTGGCCTGCTAGGCTCGGGCAGGACCGAGTTGATGCGCGCGATCTTCGGCGCCGACCGGACAGACGCCGGCACGGTGCACCTTGCCGGGCAATCGATGACGGGCGCCACGCCGCGCCAGATGCGCGCCGCCGGTCTTGGCTATACGCCGGAGAACCGCAAGGAGGTCGGTCTCGTGCAATCGCTGCCGACGGCCGACAATCTCTGCATGGCAAGTCTCGGCCCCATTGCGCGAAACGGACTGATCTCCCGTCGCCGCGAACAGCCACATGTCGATCGGCAGATCGCCGATTTGCATATCAAGTGCGGCGATCCGGAATTGCCGGTGTCTTCCCTGTCGGGCGGCAACCAGCAGAAGGTGGTGATCGGCAAGTGGCTGAACAGGGCTCCCTCGGTGATGTTCTTCGATGAGCCGAGCCGCGGCGTCGACGTCCAGGCCAAGCGACAGATCTTCGACATCATCTGGCAAAAAGCCTCGGACGGCCTGGCAAGCATCTTCGTTTCGACCGAACTCGAGGAGGTCCTCGAAGTGGCAGACCGCATTCTCGTGATGCACCACGGTAATGTGGTGGCGGAGGTGGATCCCACTAGGACCGATCTTACCCAACTCTACGGCCTATGCATGGAAGGGGCCTCCCAATGA